One region of Primulina tabacum isolate GXHZ01 chromosome 1, ASM2559414v2, whole genome shotgun sequence genomic DNA includes:
- the LOC142538816 gene encoding uncharacterized protein LOC142538816 isoform X2, producing MDADMPLDYIEFQISPSQNRYEACVCYVNKKEKKIASGFLEHLLLHSAEINALHSKGSDAKYKLNSPKNPRDLKWFTRSMLERFLHITCSPHILDITNAIRREMSQLEEARRFHLSLYAKGMESEVQSGETDSSSSHGSSSTPKYELLVDYRNELLRAMDLRLTALRGELTAAFDRAIDSQFSVEEMTDLEKFSNHFGSIYLRDSLSKHIELVRDQLVAVSCSKQFLESDQICSNQGNNDSVGSLSSGPSVEYGASPAKVAQMERRSSSDHEESSFSSEEEQTSVERSRSLIRSASPRRSASPMRRVQIGRSGSRRSTAISIKNLNYIPARERLVLPNNPAGSDSDKEGHEHALKKSENNVRISVQDAISLFELKQKDQIRDIQNARSSLNASSGGNKSVLRRWSSGIGQQSSRCHEESVLEDVPQVQNNLKNMEIANSSPAAAEVQSSVSFEDIPVEHCDLDVKLNSPEGTECGPAFAQEETLPIESTKFDQKKAALAEWNRKTEAELNDSMMKMVDTKPTKSRTAVPNNNKRRSLTDEQRGGFYDPYKEKRDEKLRGETARRKAEKDKQFRAMQQVLGSKKSELASVNTSDSGKKQNVKKPQKPQKNVSQPELPKRECSKLGSTKENSLKAYSLPQKNVSQPELPKPESPKLGSIKENSLKSSSLPATRKSWPSMPSPRASGVSPAKVSNGRTSVGATQARKSHPLSSVSGSSKNVETPQTQPRSVKSNHNIKKSTTSTTDKKQHSVTEMIRSTKSKVQTAPGNPVSSAKPNLYNKVTKKGSVVLLESKPFIRKGSGTSSNVNLVSKIKASSQSRKPLIINSDPILIEENKSISNSSDPLVQHEENEIEESEINILTKPEVCATSPPKCEDRESLAQVYSTNDPVIDSVRDRELETDIEEGSTISPSAWVEIEENVDHSVTSNGHVYEMGSPSYVVPVNASNSRGRHSLSQMLLEENNEPDITGWGNAENPPPMSFQKDVPKGFKRLLKFARKSKNDLNTTGWSSPTLFSEGEEDTEDSKFVNKRSAENLVKKVTLQSINNGHSKATHESYRKRPDEAIIGESNSQSLSRQLHEGYASASVTTTKATRSFFSLSAFKGNR from the exons AG GTACGAGGCATGTGTGTGCTATGTGAACAAGAAAGAGAAGAAAATAGCATCTGGATTTTTGGAGCATCTGTTGCTACATTCAGCTGAAATCAATGCTTTGCATTCAAAAGGATCCGATGCTAAATACAAACTTAATTCTCCGAAAAATCCACGCGACTTAAAATGGTTTACAAGGTCCATGTTGGAAAG GTTTCTACATATAACTTGTTCACCTCATATTCTGGACATTACCAATGCCATTAGAAGAGAGATGTCTCAGCTAGAGGAAGCCCGGAGATTTCACCTTTCTCTGTATGCAAAG GGTATGGAGTCTGAGGTCCAAAGTGGCGAAACAG ATAGTAGCTCATCTCATGGCTCCTCGTCAACTCCAAag TACGAACTGTTGGTTGATTACAGAAATGAATTGCTGCGAGCCATGGACTTGAGGCTTACTGCATTAAGAGGAGAACTGACTGCTGCTTTTGACAGAGCTATCGATTCTCAATTTTCCGTTGAGGAAATGACAGATTTAGAGAAGTTCTCTAACCATTTTGGTTCAATATACTTGAG ggattcctTGAGCAAGCACATAGAACTTGTACGAGATCAGTTGGTTGCTGTTTCATGCAGCAAACAGTTTTTGGAGAGCGATCAAATCTGTTCAAACCAAGGGAATAATGATTCTGTTGGATCATTATCTTCAGGGCCATCGGTCGAATATGGTGCTTCTCCAGCAAAAGTTGCACAGATGGAGAGACGAAGCTCATCGGACCATGAGGAATCTTCTTTCTCGAGTGAGGAAGAGCAAACATCAGTGGAAAGAAGTCGCTCTCTCATAAGATCTGCTTCACCTAGGAGGTCAGCATCTCCAATGCGAAGGGTACAGATTGGGAGGTCTGGATCTCGAAGATCTACCGCAATATCTATCAAAAATCTCAACTATATTCCTGCCAGAGAAAGGTTGGTATTACCTAATAATCCAGCTGGAAGTGATAGTGATAAAGAAGGACATGAACACGCACTAAAGAAATCTGAGAATAATGTCAgaataagtgtgcaagatgcaATAAGTCTTTTTGAGCTGAAACAAAAGGATCAAATTAGGGATATTCAGAATGCAAGGTCATCGTTGAATGCATCTAGTGGTGGAAATAAATCTGTACTGAGAAGATGGAGTAGTGGAATCGGTCAACAATCTTCAAGGTGTCACGAGGAATCTGTTTTAGAAGATGTTCCCCAGGTCCAAAATAATCTAAAAAATATGGAAATTGCTAATAGTTCACCAGCAGCAGCTGAAGTTCAGTCTAGTGTTTCTTTTGAAGATATTCCTGTTGAGCATTGTGACTTAGACGTGAAACTGAACTCACCTGAAGGGACAGAATGTGGTCCAGCATTTGCGCAAGAGGAGACTCTTCCGATCGAATCAACTAAATTTGACCAGAAAAAAGCTGCCTTGGCTGAATGGAATCGTAAAACTGAAGCAGAACTAAATGATTCGATGATGAAGATGGTAGACACCAAGCCTACAAAATCTAGGACTGCTGTGCCCAATAATAACAAAAGACGAAGCTTAACGGATGAACAGAGAGGTGGCTTTTATGACCCCTACAAGGAAAAGAGGGATGAGAAACTTCGAGGAGAAACTGCTAGAAGGAAAGCAGAAAAAGACAAACAATTCAGGGCAATGCAACAGGTTCTTGGTTCAAAAAAATCAGAATTGGCCTCCGTAAACACGAGTGATTCTGGTAAAAAACAAAATGTGAAGAAACCCCAGAAGCCACAGAAAAATGTCTCTCAACCTGAATTACCCAAACGAGAGTGTTCAAAACTTGGCAGTACTAAGGAAAATTCACTGAAAGCATATTCTCTGCCACAGAAAAATGTCTCTCAACCTGAATTACCAAAACCAGAGTCTCCAAAACTTGGCAGTATTAAGGAAAATTCACTGAAATCATCTTCTCTGCCTGCCACACGCAAATCATGGCCATCAATGCCATCTCCAAGAGCTTCAGGGGTGTCACCCGCCAAGGTCTCTAACGGGAGAACTTCTGTTGGTGCCACACAAGCTCGTAAATCACATCCATTATCATCAGTTTCTGGGTCGAGCAAAAATGTAGAGACACCTCAAACACAGCCAAGATCTGTAAAATCCAACCACAATATCAAGAAGAGTACGACAAGCACTACTGATAAGAAGCAGCATTCTGTAACAGAAATGATCAGAAGCACGAAAAGCAAAGTTCAAACTGCCCCTGGAAATCCTGTTTCCTCAGCAAAGCCTAACTTATACAACAAGGTTACCAAGAAGGGTAGCGTTGTTCTCCTGGAATCGAAGCCTTTTATTCGCAAAGGTTCTGGAACTAGCTCCAACGTTAATCTAGTCTCAAAGATTAAAGCATCCTCGCAATCTCGAAAACCGTTGATTATCAATTCAGACCCAATCCTAATTGAGGAAAATAAGTCAATTTCCAATTCTTCTGATCCTTTAGTTCAGCATGAAGAGAATGAAATTGAAGAATCAGAAATCAACATATTGACGAAACCTGAGGTCTGTGCTACAAGCCCCCCAAAATGTGAAGACAGGGAGAGCCTTGCGCAAGTGTACTCCACCAATGACCCTGTCATTGACAGTGTCAGAGATCGAGAACTAGAAACTGATATTGAAGAAGGGTCAACCATCTCGCCTTCAGCTTGGGTCGAAATAGAGGAAAATGTAGATCATTCCGTTACATCCAATGGCCACGTTTATGAAATGGGATCTCCTTCTTATGTAGTCCCGGTTAACGCATCAAACTCACGGGGTCGTCATTCTCTGTCACAGATGCTTCTCGAGGAAAACAATGAACCTGATATCACTGGCTGGGGCAATGCTGAAAATCCTCCACCGATGTCCTTCCAAAAAGATGTGCCTAAAGGATTTAAGAGGCTTCTAAAGTTTGCTCGCAAGAGTAAGAATGATTTAAATACAACTGGTTGGTCGAGTCCGACTTTATTTTCCGAAGGAGAGGAAGACACCGAGGATTCAAAATTTGTAAATAAAAGAAGTGCTGAAAATCTGGTGAAGAAAGTAACCCTTCAATCAATTAACAATGGACATTCAAAAGCTACTCATGAAAGCTACCGAAAACGTCCCG ATGAAGCAATTATTGGCGAATCCAACTCTCAGAGTTTATCCCGGCAGTTGCACGAGGGCTACGCTTCAGCTTCTGTGACAACTACCAAAG CAACAAGGTCATTCTTCTCCCTTTCAGCATTTAAAGGCAACAGATAG
- the LOC142538816 gene encoding uncharacterized protein LOC142538816 isoform X1 yields MDADMPLDYIEFQISPSQNRYEACVCYVNKKEKKIASGFLEHLLLHSAEINALHSKGSDAKYKLNSPKNPRDLKWFTRSMLERFLHITCSPHILDITNAIRREMSQLEEARRFHLSLYAKGMESEVQSGETDSSSSHGSSSTPKTEGSDASKNELLRAMDLRLTALRGELTAAFDRAIDSQFSVEEMTDLEKFSNHFGSIYLRDSLSKHIELVRDQLVAVSCSKQFLESDQICSNQGNNDSVGSLSSGPSVEYGASPAKVAQMERRSSSDHEESSFSSEEEQTSVERSRSLIRSASPRRSASPMRRVQIGRSGSRRSTAISIKNLNYIPARERLVLPNNPAGSDSDKEGHEHALKKSENNVRISVQDAISLFELKQKDQIRDIQNARSSLNASSGGNKSVLRRWSSGIGQQSSRCHEESVLEDVPQVQNNLKNMEIANSSPAAAEVQSSVSFEDIPVEHCDLDVKLNSPEGTECGPAFAQEETLPIESTKFDQKKAALAEWNRKTEAELNDSMMKMVDTKPTKSRTAVPNNNKRRSLTDEQRGGFYDPYKEKRDEKLRGETARRKAEKDKQFRAMQQVLGSKKSELASVNTSDSGKKQNVKKPQKPQKNVSQPELPKRECSKLGSTKENSLKAYSLPQKNVSQPELPKPESPKLGSIKENSLKSSSLPATRKSWPSMPSPRASGVSPAKVSNGRTSVGATQARKSHPLSSVSGSSKNVETPQTQPRSVKSNHNIKKSTTSTTDKKQHSVTEMIRSTKSKVQTAPGNPVSSAKPNLYNKVTKKGSVVLLESKPFIRKGSGTSSNVNLVSKIKASSQSRKPLIINSDPILIEENKSISNSSDPLVQHEENEIEESEINILTKPEVCATSPPKCEDRESLAQVYSTNDPVIDSVRDRELETDIEEGSTISPSAWVEIEENVDHSVTSNGHVYEMGSPSYVVPVNASNSRGRHSLSQMLLEENNEPDITGWGNAENPPPMSFQKDVPKGFKRLLKFARKSKNDLNTTGWSSPTLFSEGEEDTEDSKFVNKRSAENLVKKVTLQSINNGHSKATHESYRKRPDEAIIGESNSQSLSRQLHEGYASASVTTTKATRSFFSLSAFKGNR; encoded by the exons AG GTACGAGGCATGTGTGTGCTATGTGAACAAGAAAGAGAAGAAAATAGCATCTGGATTTTTGGAGCATCTGTTGCTACATTCAGCTGAAATCAATGCTTTGCATTCAAAAGGATCCGATGCTAAATACAAACTTAATTCTCCGAAAAATCCACGCGACTTAAAATGGTTTACAAGGTCCATGTTGGAAAG GTTTCTACATATAACTTGTTCACCTCATATTCTGGACATTACCAATGCCATTAGAAGAGAGATGTCTCAGCTAGAGGAAGCCCGGAGATTTCACCTTTCTCTGTATGCAAAG GGTATGGAGTCTGAGGTCCAAAGTGGCGAAACAG ATAGTAGCTCATCTCATGGCTCCTCGTCAACTCCAAag ACTGAAGGATCAGATGCTTCCAA AAATGAATTGCTGCGAGCCATGGACTTGAGGCTTACTGCATTAAGAGGAGAACTGACTGCTGCTTTTGACAGAGCTATCGATTCTCAATTTTCCGTTGAGGAAATGACAGATTTAGAGAAGTTCTCTAACCATTTTGGTTCAATATACTTGAG ggattcctTGAGCAAGCACATAGAACTTGTACGAGATCAGTTGGTTGCTGTTTCATGCAGCAAACAGTTTTTGGAGAGCGATCAAATCTGTTCAAACCAAGGGAATAATGATTCTGTTGGATCATTATCTTCAGGGCCATCGGTCGAATATGGTGCTTCTCCAGCAAAAGTTGCACAGATGGAGAGACGAAGCTCATCGGACCATGAGGAATCTTCTTTCTCGAGTGAGGAAGAGCAAACATCAGTGGAAAGAAGTCGCTCTCTCATAAGATCTGCTTCACCTAGGAGGTCAGCATCTCCAATGCGAAGGGTACAGATTGGGAGGTCTGGATCTCGAAGATCTACCGCAATATCTATCAAAAATCTCAACTATATTCCTGCCAGAGAAAGGTTGGTATTACCTAATAATCCAGCTGGAAGTGATAGTGATAAAGAAGGACATGAACACGCACTAAAGAAATCTGAGAATAATGTCAgaataagtgtgcaagatgcaATAAGTCTTTTTGAGCTGAAACAAAAGGATCAAATTAGGGATATTCAGAATGCAAGGTCATCGTTGAATGCATCTAGTGGTGGAAATAAATCTGTACTGAGAAGATGGAGTAGTGGAATCGGTCAACAATCTTCAAGGTGTCACGAGGAATCTGTTTTAGAAGATGTTCCCCAGGTCCAAAATAATCTAAAAAATATGGAAATTGCTAATAGTTCACCAGCAGCAGCTGAAGTTCAGTCTAGTGTTTCTTTTGAAGATATTCCTGTTGAGCATTGTGACTTAGACGTGAAACTGAACTCACCTGAAGGGACAGAATGTGGTCCAGCATTTGCGCAAGAGGAGACTCTTCCGATCGAATCAACTAAATTTGACCAGAAAAAAGCTGCCTTGGCTGAATGGAATCGTAAAACTGAAGCAGAACTAAATGATTCGATGATGAAGATGGTAGACACCAAGCCTACAAAATCTAGGACTGCTGTGCCCAATAATAACAAAAGACGAAGCTTAACGGATGAACAGAGAGGTGGCTTTTATGACCCCTACAAGGAAAAGAGGGATGAGAAACTTCGAGGAGAAACTGCTAGAAGGAAAGCAGAAAAAGACAAACAATTCAGGGCAATGCAACAGGTTCTTGGTTCAAAAAAATCAGAATTGGCCTCCGTAAACACGAGTGATTCTGGTAAAAAACAAAATGTGAAGAAACCCCAGAAGCCACAGAAAAATGTCTCTCAACCTGAATTACCCAAACGAGAGTGTTCAAAACTTGGCAGTACTAAGGAAAATTCACTGAAAGCATATTCTCTGCCACAGAAAAATGTCTCTCAACCTGAATTACCAAAACCAGAGTCTCCAAAACTTGGCAGTATTAAGGAAAATTCACTGAAATCATCTTCTCTGCCTGCCACACGCAAATCATGGCCATCAATGCCATCTCCAAGAGCTTCAGGGGTGTCACCCGCCAAGGTCTCTAACGGGAGAACTTCTGTTGGTGCCACACAAGCTCGTAAATCACATCCATTATCATCAGTTTCTGGGTCGAGCAAAAATGTAGAGACACCTCAAACACAGCCAAGATCTGTAAAATCCAACCACAATATCAAGAAGAGTACGACAAGCACTACTGATAAGAAGCAGCATTCTGTAACAGAAATGATCAGAAGCACGAAAAGCAAAGTTCAAACTGCCCCTGGAAATCCTGTTTCCTCAGCAAAGCCTAACTTATACAACAAGGTTACCAAGAAGGGTAGCGTTGTTCTCCTGGAATCGAAGCCTTTTATTCGCAAAGGTTCTGGAACTAGCTCCAACGTTAATCTAGTCTCAAAGATTAAAGCATCCTCGCAATCTCGAAAACCGTTGATTATCAATTCAGACCCAATCCTAATTGAGGAAAATAAGTCAATTTCCAATTCTTCTGATCCTTTAGTTCAGCATGAAGAGAATGAAATTGAAGAATCAGAAATCAACATATTGACGAAACCTGAGGTCTGTGCTACAAGCCCCCCAAAATGTGAAGACAGGGAGAGCCTTGCGCAAGTGTACTCCACCAATGACCCTGTCATTGACAGTGTCAGAGATCGAGAACTAGAAACTGATATTGAAGAAGGGTCAACCATCTCGCCTTCAGCTTGGGTCGAAATAGAGGAAAATGTAGATCATTCCGTTACATCCAATGGCCACGTTTATGAAATGGGATCTCCTTCTTATGTAGTCCCGGTTAACGCATCAAACTCACGGGGTCGTCATTCTCTGTCACAGATGCTTCTCGAGGAAAACAATGAACCTGATATCACTGGCTGGGGCAATGCTGAAAATCCTCCACCGATGTCCTTCCAAAAAGATGTGCCTAAAGGATTTAAGAGGCTTCTAAAGTTTGCTCGCAAGAGTAAGAATGATTTAAATACAACTGGTTGGTCGAGTCCGACTTTATTTTCCGAAGGAGAGGAAGACACCGAGGATTCAAAATTTGTAAATAAAAGAAGTGCTGAAAATCTGGTGAAGAAAGTAACCCTTCAATCAATTAACAATGGACATTCAAAAGCTACTCATGAAAGCTACCGAAAACGTCCCG ATGAAGCAATTATTGGCGAATCCAACTCTCAGAGTTTATCCCGGCAGTTGCACGAGGGCTACGCTTCAGCTTCTGTGACAACTACCAAAG CAACAAGGTCATTCTTCTCCCTTTCAGCATTTAAAGGCAACAGATAG
- the LOC142538816 gene encoding uncharacterized protein LOC142538816 isoform X3 → MDADMPLDYIEFQISPSQNRYEACVCYVNKKEKKIASGFLEHLLLHSAEINALHSKGSDAKYKLNSPKNPRDLKWFTRSMLERFLHITCSPHILDITNAIRREMSQLEEARRFHLSLYAKVKLADFDLELSYSSSSHGSSSTPKTEGSDASKNELLRAMDLRLTALRGELTAAFDRAIDSQFSVEEMTDLEKFSNHFGSIYLRDSLSKHIELVRDQLVAVSCSKQFLESDQICSNQGNNDSVGSLSSGPSVEYGASPAKVAQMERRSSSDHEESSFSSEEEQTSVERSRSLIRSASPRRSASPMRRVQIGRSGSRRSTAISIKNLNYIPARERLVLPNNPAGSDSDKEGHEHALKKSENNVRISVQDAISLFELKQKDQIRDIQNARSSLNASSGGNKSVLRRWSSGIGQQSSRCHEESVLEDVPQVQNNLKNMEIANSSPAAAEVQSSVSFEDIPVEHCDLDVKLNSPEGTECGPAFAQEETLPIESTKFDQKKAALAEWNRKTEAELNDSMMKMVDTKPTKSRTAVPNNNKRRSLTDEQRGGFYDPYKEKRDEKLRGETARRKAEKDKQFRAMQQVLGSKKSELASVNTSDSGKKQNVKKPQKPQKNVSQPELPKRECSKLGSTKENSLKAYSLPQKNVSQPELPKPESPKLGSIKENSLKSSSLPATRKSWPSMPSPRASGVSPAKVSNGRTSVGATQARKSHPLSSVSGSSKNVETPQTQPRSVKSNHNIKKSTTSTTDKKQHSVTEMIRSTKSKVQTAPGNPVSSAKPNLYNKVTKKGSVVLLESKPFIRKGSGTSSNVNLVSKIKASSQSRKPLIINSDPILIEENKSISNSSDPLVQHEENEIEESEINILTKPEVCATSPPKCEDRESLAQVYSTNDPVIDSVRDRELETDIEEGSTISPSAWVEIEENVDHSVTSNGHVYEMGSPSYVVPVNASNSRGRHSLSQMLLEENNEPDITGWGNAENPPPMSFQKDVPKGFKRLLKFARKSKNDLNTTGWSSPTLFSEGEEDTEDSKFVNKRSAENLVKKVTLQSINNGHSKATHESYRKRPDEAIIGESNSQSLSRQLHEGYASASVTTTKATRSFFSLSAFKGNR, encoded by the exons AG GTACGAGGCATGTGTGTGCTATGTGAACAAGAAAGAGAAGAAAATAGCATCTGGATTTTTGGAGCATCTGTTGCTACATTCAGCTGAAATCAATGCTTTGCATTCAAAAGGATCCGATGCTAAATACAAACTTAATTCTCCGAAAAATCCACGCGACTTAAAATGGTTTACAAGGTCCATGTTGGAAAG GTTTCTACATATAACTTGTTCACCTCATATTCTGGACATTACCAATGCCATTAGAAGAGAGATGTCTCAGCTAGAGGAAGCCCGGAGATTTCACCTTTCTCTGTATGCAAAGGTGAAATTGGCTGATTTTGACCTTGAGTTAAGCT ATAGTAGCTCATCTCATGGCTCCTCGTCAACTCCAAag ACTGAAGGATCAGATGCTTCCAA AAATGAATTGCTGCGAGCCATGGACTTGAGGCTTACTGCATTAAGAGGAGAACTGACTGCTGCTTTTGACAGAGCTATCGATTCTCAATTTTCCGTTGAGGAAATGACAGATTTAGAGAAGTTCTCTAACCATTTTGGTTCAATATACTTGAG ggattcctTGAGCAAGCACATAGAACTTGTACGAGATCAGTTGGTTGCTGTTTCATGCAGCAAACAGTTTTTGGAGAGCGATCAAATCTGTTCAAACCAAGGGAATAATGATTCTGTTGGATCATTATCTTCAGGGCCATCGGTCGAATATGGTGCTTCTCCAGCAAAAGTTGCACAGATGGAGAGACGAAGCTCATCGGACCATGAGGAATCTTCTTTCTCGAGTGAGGAAGAGCAAACATCAGTGGAAAGAAGTCGCTCTCTCATAAGATCTGCTTCACCTAGGAGGTCAGCATCTCCAATGCGAAGGGTACAGATTGGGAGGTCTGGATCTCGAAGATCTACCGCAATATCTATCAAAAATCTCAACTATATTCCTGCCAGAGAAAGGTTGGTATTACCTAATAATCCAGCTGGAAGTGATAGTGATAAAGAAGGACATGAACACGCACTAAAGAAATCTGAGAATAATGTCAgaataagtgtgcaagatgcaATAAGTCTTTTTGAGCTGAAACAAAAGGATCAAATTAGGGATATTCAGAATGCAAGGTCATCGTTGAATGCATCTAGTGGTGGAAATAAATCTGTACTGAGAAGATGGAGTAGTGGAATCGGTCAACAATCTTCAAGGTGTCACGAGGAATCTGTTTTAGAAGATGTTCCCCAGGTCCAAAATAATCTAAAAAATATGGAAATTGCTAATAGTTCACCAGCAGCAGCTGAAGTTCAGTCTAGTGTTTCTTTTGAAGATATTCCTGTTGAGCATTGTGACTTAGACGTGAAACTGAACTCACCTGAAGGGACAGAATGTGGTCCAGCATTTGCGCAAGAGGAGACTCTTCCGATCGAATCAACTAAATTTGACCAGAAAAAAGCTGCCTTGGCTGAATGGAATCGTAAAACTGAAGCAGAACTAAATGATTCGATGATGAAGATGGTAGACACCAAGCCTACAAAATCTAGGACTGCTGTGCCCAATAATAACAAAAGACGAAGCTTAACGGATGAACAGAGAGGTGGCTTTTATGACCCCTACAAGGAAAAGAGGGATGAGAAACTTCGAGGAGAAACTGCTAGAAGGAAAGCAGAAAAAGACAAACAATTCAGGGCAATGCAACAGGTTCTTGGTTCAAAAAAATCAGAATTGGCCTCCGTAAACACGAGTGATTCTGGTAAAAAACAAAATGTGAAGAAACCCCAGAAGCCACAGAAAAATGTCTCTCAACCTGAATTACCCAAACGAGAGTGTTCAAAACTTGGCAGTACTAAGGAAAATTCACTGAAAGCATATTCTCTGCCACAGAAAAATGTCTCTCAACCTGAATTACCAAAACCAGAGTCTCCAAAACTTGGCAGTATTAAGGAAAATTCACTGAAATCATCTTCTCTGCCTGCCACACGCAAATCATGGCCATCAATGCCATCTCCAAGAGCTTCAGGGGTGTCACCCGCCAAGGTCTCTAACGGGAGAACTTCTGTTGGTGCCACACAAGCTCGTAAATCACATCCATTATCATCAGTTTCTGGGTCGAGCAAAAATGTAGAGACACCTCAAACACAGCCAAGATCTGTAAAATCCAACCACAATATCAAGAAGAGTACGACAAGCACTACTGATAAGAAGCAGCATTCTGTAACAGAAATGATCAGAAGCACGAAAAGCAAAGTTCAAACTGCCCCTGGAAATCCTGTTTCCTCAGCAAAGCCTAACTTATACAACAAGGTTACCAAGAAGGGTAGCGTTGTTCTCCTGGAATCGAAGCCTTTTATTCGCAAAGGTTCTGGAACTAGCTCCAACGTTAATCTAGTCTCAAAGATTAAAGCATCCTCGCAATCTCGAAAACCGTTGATTATCAATTCAGACCCAATCCTAATTGAGGAAAATAAGTCAATTTCCAATTCTTCTGATCCTTTAGTTCAGCATGAAGAGAATGAAATTGAAGAATCAGAAATCAACATATTGACGAAACCTGAGGTCTGTGCTACAAGCCCCCCAAAATGTGAAGACAGGGAGAGCCTTGCGCAAGTGTACTCCACCAATGACCCTGTCATTGACAGTGTCAGAGATCGAGAACTAGAAACTGATATTGAAGAAGGGTCAACCATCTCGCCTTCAGCTTGGGTCGAAATAGAGGAAAATGTAGATCATTCCGTTACATCCAATGGCCACGTTTATGAAATGGGATCTCCTTCTTATGTAGTCCCGGTTAACGCATCAAACTCACGGGGTCGTCATTCTCTGTCACAGATGCTTCTCGAGGAAAACAATGAACCTGATATCACTGGCTGGGGCAATGCTGAAAATCCTCCACCGATGTCCTTCCAAAAAGATGTGCCTAAAGGATTTAAGAGGCTTCTAAAGTTTGCTCGCAAGAGTAAGAATGATTTAAATACAACTGGTTGGTCGAGTCCGACTTTATTTTCCGAAGGAGAGGAAGACACCGAGGATTCAAAATTTGTAAATAAAAGAAGTGCTGAAAATCTGGTGAAGAAAGTAACCCTTCAATCAATTAACAATGGACATTCAAAAGCTACTCATGAAAGCTACCGAAAACGTCCCG ATGAAGCAATTATTGGCGAATCCAACTCTCAGAGTTTATCCCGGCAGTTGCACGAGGGCTACGCTTCAGCTTCTGTGACAACTACCAAAG CAACAAGGTCATTCTTCTCCCTTTCAGCATTTAAAGGCAACAGATAG